The genomic stretch CTGCTCATAGACGCGCTTGAGGATGGGGGCCTGCTTCAGGTTGATGGTGCCCACCACCATCAGCAGGTCCGCCTGGCGCGGCGAGAAGCGGGGGAACTCCGCGCCGAAGCGGGAGATGTCGTGCCGGCTGGCGGCCACGGACATGTACTCCATGCCGCAGCAGGCCGTGGCGTACGGATAGGTGAAGAGCGAGTACTTGCGCGCCCAACCCAGGCCCTTGGAGACGATGGACTGGAGCCAGCCCATGGAGTCGTCACGGCGGGTCGTCACGATGTTTGCGAGGTCTGCGTCAGCCATGATGTCTCAGCTCTCCCAGTCCAGGGCGCCCTTCTTCCAGATGTAGATAAGGCCGACCACCAGCGTCACCGCAAAAACCAGCATCTCCACGTACCCGAACCAGCCGAGCGCCTGGAAGTTCACCGCCCAGGGGTACAGGAACACTGCTTCCACGTCGAACACGATGAACAACAGGGCCACGACGTAGAACTTCACCGCGAAGCGCTGCCGTGCCGGGCCGCTCGACTCGGAGCCGGCTTCGAAGCTGGTCGCCTTGATGGCGCTCGGGCGGCGAGGACCCAGCCGCGTGGTGATCTGGGGAATGAGCATCGCCATGCCACCCGCCAGCAGCAGGACGACGGCCAGCGGCAGGTATGGCGTGAGGGGAGTCGGAGTCATCGCGCGCGGAACCTAATGACACCGCGCTCGCCATGTCAAAGGGAAAGTCCAGGGGGCGGCGCGCCAACCCCTTGAGATGACGGCGAAAAGCGGTGTTCATGGTACCCCAGGGCGCGTCTGGCGTGGATCAGCCGCTCGCACGGCCCCAGTCCCACCTGCCGGTTTGACGCTCCGCGAAGGGACGCCTACCGTCGGAGAACCGCCGGCATCCATCCGGCGTGAAACTTTCTCACCGGGGAGATGGCAAGCATGTGGGGCCGGCTCGGCTTGTGGATGCAGGTGGCCATCGCGGTGCTCGTGCCCTGCCTGGCGGTGGTGAGCTTCTGCGTCGTGTACTTCCCCATGCACCAGCGGGAAGTCACCCTGGAGTTGCTCCAGAAGCGGGTGCGGGTGGTGGCGCGGCTGATATCGCAGCACCCCGCGCTCCTGTCCGCGGACAGCACGCCGGAATCCACGGCCCGGGTGCGGGATGTGTTGTCGATGCTGGAGTCCCCGGAGGCGCTCAACGAGCGCAGCGGCTTCACCCTGCGCTACCAGGGGTTGGTGTCGGCGGAAGGCACCGTGCTGCATGGGCGCGGCCCCATTCCCACGGCCATCCGCTCGCTCGGCGTGGAGGGGCTGGAGGGCTGCATCACGTCCACCCACCACGACGAGGTGTCGGTCCGCTGCGCCAGTGGTGACCGCATCTACGTGGCGGGCTTCGGCGTCCAGGAAGCGCTCAGCTCGGTGGATGACATGCGGGGCGCGGTGCTGGCCGGACTGGCGGGCGCGCTGGTGCTGGGGCTGGCCTTGTCGTTGTTCATCAGCCGCGCCATCGCCGAACCGGTGGCCCGGGTGACGGAGGTGGTGCGGGACGTGGCCCGGGGCGACATGTCGCGCGGGGAGCTGGACGTGCCGGCCACGGGCGAGGTGCGCCTCATGGCGCAGTCCTTCAACAAGATGCTGGGCACGCTGCGCACCTCGGTGATGGAGATGGTTTCGCGCACGGAGCAGCTGTCCGGCGCGTCGCGGGGCCTGTTGGGGGCGTCCGCGGACCAGGAGCACGTCATCAGCCAGCAGGCGGCGTACGCGCAGCAGATTGCCGCCACGTTCGAGGAGCTGAGCCGCACGGCCGAGCAGATCTCCAGCTCCACGGAGGTGGTGGAGTCGAGCGCGCGGCGCACCCACGAGGCCGTGGCGGAGGCCATGGCGGTGGTCGCGCAGGTGGTGGCGGGCATCAACGACATCCGCACCGAGTCCAAGGGCGTGGCGGACGCGATTGTCGGCCTCAACCAGGACCTGCAGCAGGTGTCGAAGATTGCCCAGGTCATCAACCAGGTGGCGGAGCGCTCCGACTTGCTGGCGCTGAACGCGGCGCTGGAGGGCACCAAGGCGGGCGAGGTGGGGCGGGGCTTCTCGTTGGTGGCCGCGGAGATGCGCAAGCTGGCGGAGAACGTGTCCGCCTCCGCGCGTGACATCGCCCGCATCGTGGAGAAGGTTCAGGACTCCGGCGAGGAAGCGGCGGCCAAGGCCCGCGTGGGCATGGCCACCAGCGACCGGGGCGTGGAGGTGGCCGAGCAGGCCTCCTCCGTGTTCCAGCGAATCGTCGAGCTGGCGCGCGGCACCAGCGAGGCGGCGCGGCAGATCACCATCGCCACCCGTCAGCAGCGCCAGTCCAGCGAGCAGGCCGTGCAGGGCGCCCGCAACGTCGCGGAGCTGGTGAAGCAGGGCGTGGACGCGACGGGACGCACCACGCGCATCGCCCAGGACCTGCAGGCGGTGGCCGAGGGGCTCACCGCCGTCACCAGCCGCTTCAAGACGACGCGGAACTGAGGCTCACTCCCGCTGCCAGCGCAGCTGGAACTCGACCTCGTCCACGCCGTCCTCGCGCTCGTGCTCGATGTTGAAGAGCGCGTCGGCGGGGATGCGCAGGCGCTCGCCTGCGACCTGGATGCTGAAGGCCTTGCCCTCCTCGATGGCGTCCGCCAACCGCCGCAGCTTCGCGACGAAGTCCTTGCGCGGGTACGTCTTCTCCAGGTCTCGGTTCGCTCGCTTCGCCTTCTTTTGCGCCATCGTTGAGGGCTCTTTCGGCCAGGGTTTCCCCGGATGATGACATCGCCCGCGATGGACGCGCAGCCTGAATCAGCGCGGGGCTCATGCGTGGGATTGCTGGGTCCGGTCGATGAGCCGCTCCACTTCGTTGGCGAATCGGAGGACCTCGTCGCCCACGGAGGGCTTGTCGTCCTTCATCGTCTTGCGCATCGCGTCCTTCACGCGCTCCTTGAGGGGGCCGATGCTGAGACTCCCCGGTGCCTGGCTGGGCGGGTACTCGATGAGGCTCTCCGCGAACTTCTTCACCAGTCCTTGCGCGGGGACGAAGAGGAACATCCGCTGGCCATACCAACGCGTATAGAGGCCCGAATGGAGCCCCTCCTCGAACGGGTCCGAGCGCAGGTTGATGAGGTAGGGCCAGGACGGATTGAAGCGCTTGCCGCTGAACCAGAGGTCAGGGCCGTCGCCTTCCTGGTAGGCGAAGATGACCTTCCAGTCGTCGTACCGGACCGCGGCGAGCTGGCCGCTGTCGAGCACGTAGATGAACTCGTGGCGCCGGCTGGGCTCCTTTCCCACGAGCAGCCCGCGCTGGTCATACCCATCCAGGCACACGCGGAACGTCTTGTCTCCCGCGCGGTAGCCCTGCCGGCACTGCTCGGCGAGGTCATCGGGGCCACCCGCCGCGGCCACCATCGTCGGCATCCAGTCCTCGTGGGCGAAGATGTCGTTGATGACGCGGCCCGGCTCGATGACGCCCGGCCAGCGCGCGACGCAGGGCACGCGGACACCGCCTTCCCAGGTGGAGCCCTTCTCCCCGCGGAACGGTGAGTTGCCTCCGTCCGGCCAGCCCATCTTCTCCACGCCGTTGTCGGTGCTGAAGATGACCAACGTATCGTCCGAGATGCCCAGCGCGTCGAGCTTGTCCAACAGAATGCCGACGTAGTCGTCCAGCTCCGCCATGGCGTCCGCGTACAAGCCCTTGCCCGTCTTGTTGCGGTACTTCTCCTGGAGGAATGTCCACACGTGCGTACGCGTGGTGTTGTGCCAGATGAAGAAGGGCTCACGCGCCTTCACCGAGCGCTCCATGAAGGACAGCGTCGAGGCCAGGAACTCCTCGTCCACCGTCTCCATGCGCTTCGTCGTGAGCGGTCCGGTGTCCTCGATGCGCTGTCTGCCCACGCGGCCCCAGCGCGGTTCATCCGTGGGGTCGTCCCGGTCCGTGGCCCACGCGTGGAGCACGCCTCGCGGCCCGAAGCGGGCCTTGAACGAAGGGTCCTTCGGGTAGTCCGGGCACTCGGGCTCGTTCTCCGCGTTCAGGTGGTACAGGTTTCCGTGGAACTCGTCGAAGCCGTGCACGGTGGGCAGGTAGCGGTTGGAGTCGCCCAGGTGGTTCTTCCCGAAATGCCCGCAGCGGTAGCCCAGGGGCTTGAGCAGTTCCGCGATGGTCGGGTCCGACGCCTGAAGTCCGTAGTCAGCGCCCGGCATGCCGATGGTGGTGAGGCCCGTGCGCAGGGGATTCATGCCGGTGATGAATGCCGCGCGGCCGGCGGTGCAGCTCTGCTGGCCGTAGCAGTCCGTCATCAACGCGCCCTCGCGGGCGATGCGGTCGATGTTCGGCGTCCGGTAGCCCATCATCCCCTGGTTATAGGCGCTGATGTTCCACAGTCCGATGTCGTCACCCCAGATGACGAGGATGTTCGGCCGCTGTCCCGCGCCCCTGCCGTCCTGCCCGTTGCCTTTGCGTTTCAGTCTGTCGATGAACGACATGCGCCGTTGCCTCCTCCACGTGGCCCGGGCGAGGTGCCCTGGGCGACACCGCGAAGGTGCTCAGCGGGGAATGGACGCGGACCTGCCCTGGAGTCGCAGCCCGGGGAGGCAGCCCAGGCGGACAGGTGGCGCTCGCGTCAGCTCATCAGCCGGTGGAGGCTGAGGTCCAGGCGGCTCTGGACCAGGCCCAGGAGGCTCTCCACCTCGCGCCCGTCCAGCTTCAGCCGGGCGGCCAGCTCGCGGTGGGTTTGCTTCAGGAGCCGCTCACGGGCCTGGGCCACGTGGCGTGCCACACTGGAGCGGGGCTCCGCGTACAGCGTGGCGATGCGGTCCATGGTGAGGCCATGGAGATGGTGCAGGCGCAAGAGCGCGCGCTCCCGTTCGGACAACATCGCCAGCGCGGCCTGGAGGGATTCGGACAGGGCTTGCCGCGAGTGGGCCTGGAGCACGTTTCGCTCGGGGTTGTCCCGGGACAACAGCTGCTCCAAGGCCTCCGGGGGCGTGGATGACTGCTCGTGGCGGCCGGTCTGCTCCAGCAACTCGCCGCCGATGCGCGAGGCGACGATTCGCACCCAGCGGCCCAGCGAGCCCCGGCCCGAGTACTCCGCGATTTTCGGCGCGCCGCCGTGAACGCCCAGCAGGAGCCGCTGGCGCGTCACCTGGAGCACCTCGTCCACCATCGCCGTGAGGTGCCGGGACAGCCGTGCGGCGGCTTTCTGGAGGACGTGCTTCTCGAAGAGCTGCAACGCCTGGGGCTCTCCCTGGGCACAGGCACACGCCAGGTAGACGTCCGCGGCGTGGAGCTGCTTGAGCGCATCCAGGGGTGTGCCTTCCGCGCGCAGGTGCCGACCCACGTGGTGCAACAGGGCCGCGGGCGCCAGCGTCACGGTGGGCCACGCCGCACGGCCTTGGTCGAGCAGCTCCGTGAGCAGGGCCTCCAGCGCGGGCGCGGAGCGCAGCGTGTCGTGCAGCGACTCGGGTGCCCCCGCGAGCAGCAGCGGCGTCAGCGTTTCCGGAGCCTGGCTCATCGGGTGACCTCGCTCACACGGGGCAGGTGCCGCGCCTGCCATGCCACGAGCTCGTCGTGCTCGCGCCGGGCGCGCAGACCCTGGGCTTCCAGCCACGCTTTCGCCTCGCGGATGAGGGCCGTGGCCTGCTCGCGTCCATCCGGGGCGGGCCGTTCCCACAGGGCCCGTGCGAGGAGGAAGGACACTCGCGCGGCTTCCTTCCGGTCCAGCCACACGCGCGCATGGATGCGCCGTGCGCGCTCGAGCAGCGGGACGGCTTGCTCCGGCGCGCGCAGGCTCAGGTGGGCCTCTCCGAGGCAGGCGAGGTCGAGCGCGACGTCCGGGCTGTCGTCACCCTGCGCGGCTTCATCCAGGGCCAGGGCGCGCTGGCAGCGGGTAAGTGCCGCCCGGAATGCGCCCGTCTCCAGGTCCACCCGGGCCAGGTCCCGCTCCACGCCACACGCCACCACGCTGTCGGTGCCGTTCGCCTTCTGAAGGAGGCCCAGCGCCTTCGTCAGGTTGCGCCGCGCCACCGCCGGTCGGCCCGCGCGCAGGTGAATGAGGCCCAGGTTGCGCAGCGACATCTCCAGGCGCGGCGAGTCCTGGCCCACGCTGCGTTGGATGCGCTCCAGCGCCTGCTGGTTGTGGGCGAGCGCCTCGTCGAGCCGGTCGGAGTCATAGGCAACCATGCCCAGCCCGCCGAGCGCGGTGACGGTGCTGGGGTGGTCCGTCCCCTTGCTGCGCTCGAAGATGGCCAGGGCTCGCTCATAGTGGCTCCGGGCTTCCCCCAGGCGCCCCTCGCGGCGCAGCAGTCCGGCCAGGTTGTTGAGGGGGGCGGCCAGGCTCGCGTGGTCCTTGGAGCGCGCGGCCTCCAGCAGCGCCAGCGAGCGTTGGAACGTTTCGAGCGCTTCTTGCGTGCGGCCCAGGGCGAGCAGTTCGGTGGCGATGTTGTTGAGGTTGAGCGCGAGCACCGGGTGCTCGGGGCTCCACTGTCGCTCCTGGAATGCGTAGGCCTGCGCCTCCCGGTAGAGCGCCAGGGCCTCCTCCGCGCGAAGCTGCCGCGCGCGGACGCGCCCCAGGCCGGTGAGGAAGTACGTCACGCGAGGCCGTGAGGGGCCCGCGGTCCGCCGCGCCAGCTCCAGGCCCTGGGTGAACTCCGCGTCCGCTTCGTCCAGCTTGCCCTGCACCAGGAGCAAGCCGCCCATTCGCAGGTGCAGGTCGGTGGCGATGTGCGGGAAGCGCTCGCGGCCCAGTCGCTCCACCGCGGCGCGGGCATGGTGCACCAGCCGGTTCGCCTCTTCCATGCGCGCCATCTGGTCGCCCACCACCCACAGGAGGAGGTTCCAGACACGGGCCACGGTTTCGTCGTCGCGGCCCGCCTCGGCGGCCCAGAGCGCCTTGTAGAGGTGCTCCTCGGCTTCCTTGGGCTTGCCGGCGAGCCCATGGGCATAGCCGTGCAGGGTGAGGACCTCTGCCTCCAGCGGGCGGTAGTCCAGCCCCTGGATGTCCTGGAGCAAGGCCGTCGTCTCCTTCAACGCGCCGGGGTGGTTGCCCGCGTCCATGTGGGCCCGCGCCTCGGCCAGCTTGCGCCGCGCCGCGTCCACGCGAGGCCGCAGGGCATCCGGAGGCTGAGGCCGGTTCGCCAGCTCCGGCGCGTCCCGGCAGCCGGAGACTCCCTCCAGGGACGCCACCATCTGCGGCGCGTTCTGCACCGTGCGCGCGTCCGCCTCCTCCAGCACGTCGACGACGGCGGCCAGGTGCCACAGCCGTGTGTCCAGGCACGCGGCCGTCTGCCATGAGTCCTTGGTGTCATCGCGCGAGGCCGTGCACGCGTCGGTGCGCAGCTCGCGCCACGTGTCCGCGTGTCCGTCCAACGTGCTGGCGACGGCTTCCCACGCGGCGGCGGCGAAGGGCTTGCCCGTGGCCAGGAAGGCCGCATGGATTCGAGCGCGGCGCTCCGGTCCCCAGATGGTGGTGAGCCGCTCCGCCTCCAACTCGCAACGGGCCTGCCTCCGATGCGCCGCCACGTAGCCCACGGTGAGCCCTAGAAGACACGCCACGGCGGCGGAGGCGCCCACCCAGGCAAGGCGCCTTCCTGCGCGGGGGGCTAGCTCGGTCAGCAGCGCCTCCATCGATGGGAAGCGCTCTTCCGGCTGGGCTCGCAAACCCCGCAGCACCGCGCGCCGCACACGGGCCGGGATTTTCGATTCGCGCTCTGGCGCGCGGATGCGTCCTTCCCGCG from Myxococcus xanthus encodes the following:
- a CDS encoding amphi-Trp domain-containing protein, with the protein product MAQKKAKRANRDLEKTYPRKDFVAKLRRLADAIEEGKAFSIQVAGERLRIPADALFNIEHEREDGVDEVEFQLRWQRE
- a CDS encoding NADH-quinone oxidoreductase subunit A — protein: MTPTPLTPYLPLAVVLLLAGGMAMLIPQITTRLGPRRPSAIKATSFEAGSESSGPARQRFAVKFYVVALLFIVFDVEAVFLYPWAVNFQALGWFGYVEMLVFAVTLVVGLIYIWKKGALDWES
- a CDS encoding tetratricopeptide repeat protein, with the protein product MGCPSETTLSDFLEGALPDAHRTRVLAHVEGCERCQEHLALGASAPEAASLPVDGPLVTPGTQLSRYVVQERIGRGAMGEVYAAHDPELDRRVALKLLRPEGRHLEELRLRLLREAQALARLAHPHVVTVHDVGVCDDCVFLALELVEGASLAEWLETPHPWQDVVRVFVDAGRGLAAAHAAGLVHRDFKPGNVLVGKDGRVRVTDFGLARPSHRRVLGHATPARLDTVTAPASLVDSPLTHSGALLGTPAYMAPEQLQGHGVDARSDQFSFCVALYEALHGVRPFEGRTLEALGQAAREGRIRAPERESKIPARVRRAVLRGLRAQPEERFPSMEALLTELAPRAGRRLAWVGASAAVACLLGLTVGYVAAHRRQARCELEAERLTTIWGPERRARIHAAFLATGKPFAAAAWEAVASTLDGHADTWRELRTDACTASRDDTKDSWQTAACLDTRLWHLAAVVDVLEEADARTVQNAPQMVASLEGVSGCRDAPELANRPQPPDALRPRVDAARRKLAEARAHMDAGNHPGALKETTALLQDIQGLDYRPLEAEVLTLHGYAHGLAGKPKEAEEHLYKALWAAEAGRDDETVARVWNLLLWVVGDQMARMEEANRLVHHARAAVERLGRERFPHIATDLHLRMGGLLLVQGKLDEADAEFTQGLELARRTAGPSRPRVTYFLTGLGRVRARQLRAEEALALYREAQAYAFQERQWSPEHPVLALNLNNIATELLALGRTQEALETFQRSLALLEAARSKDHASLAAPLNNLAGLLRREGRLGEARSHYERALAIFERSKGTDHPSTVTALGGLGMVAYDSDRLDEALAHNQQALERIQRSVGQDSPRLEMSLRNLGLIHLRAGRPAVARRNLTKALGLLQKANGTDSVVACGVERDLARVDLETGAFRAALTRCQRALALDEAAQGDDSPDVALDLACLGEAHLSLRAPEQAVPLLERARRIHARVWLDRKEAARVSFLLARALWERPAPDGREQATALIREAKAWLEAQGLRARREHDELVAWQARHLPRVSEVTR
- a CDS encoding NADH-quinone oxidoreductase subunit B, with protein sequence MADADLANIVTTRRDDSMGWLQSIVSKGLGWARKYSLFTYPYATACCGMEYMSVAASRHDISRFGAEFPRFSPRQADLLMVVGTINLKQAPILKRVYEQMAEPKWVVAFGVCASSGGFYDNYAVLQGIDRIIPVDVYIPGCPPRPEQVLDGLMLLQDKIGNQVHRIADREEANPTAARHNLLLSMNK
- a CDS encoding sigma-70 family RNA polymerase sigma factor, which gives rise to MSQAPETLTPLLLAGAPESLHDTLRSAPALEALLTELLDQGRAAWPTVTLAPAALLHHVGRHLRAEGTPLDALKQLHAADVYLACACAQGEPQALQLFEKHVLQKAAARLSRHLTAMVDEVLQVTRQRLLLGVHGGAPKIAEYSGRGSLGRWVRIVASRIGGELLEQTGRHEQSSTPPEALEQLLSRDNPERNVLQAHSRQALSESLQAALAMLSERERALLRLHHLHGLTMDRIATLYAEPRSSVARHVAQARERLLKQTHRELAARLKLDGREVESLLGLVQSRLDLSLHRLMS
- a CDS encoding methyl-accepting chemotaxis protein; this encodes MASMWGRLGLWMQVAIAVLVPCLAVVSFCVVYFPMHQREVTLELLQKRVRVVARLISQHPALLSADSTPESTARVRDVLSMLESPEALNERSGFTLRYQGLVSAEGTVLHGRGPIPTAIRSLGVEGLEGCITSTHHDEVSVRCASGDRIYVAGFGVQEALSSVDDMRGAVLAGLAGALVLGLALSLFISRAIAEPVARVTEVVRDVARGDMSRGELDVPATGEVRLMAQSFNKMLGTLRTSVMEMVSRTEQLSGASRGLLGASADQEHVISQQAAYAQQIAATFEELSRTAEQISSSTEVVESSARRTHEAVAEAMAVVAQVVAGINDIRTESKGVADAIVGLNQDLQQVSKIAQVINQVAERSDLLALNAALEGTKAGEVGRGFSLVAAEMRKLAENVSASARDIARIVEKVQDSGEEAAAKARVGMATSDRGVEVAEQASSVFQRIVELARGTSEAARQITIATRQQRQSSEQAVQGARNVAELVKQGVDATGRTTRIAQDLQAVAEGLTAVTSRFKTTRN
- a CDS encoding arylsulfatase produces the protein MSFIDRLKRKGNGQDGRGAGQRPNILVIWGDDIGLWNISAYNQGMMGYRTPNIDRIAREGALMTDCYGQQSCTAGRAAFITGMNPLRTGLTTIGMPGADYGLQASDPTIAELLKPLGYRCGHFGKNHLGDSNRYLPTVHGFDEFHGNLYHLNAENEPECPDYPKDPSFKARFGPRGVLHAWATDRDDPTDEPRWGRVGRQRIEDTGPLTTKRMETVDEEFLASTLSFMERSVKAREPFFIWHNTTRTHVWTFLQEKYRNKTGKGLYADAMAELDDYVGILLDKLDALGISDDTLVIFSTDNGVEKMGWPDGGNSPFRGEKGSTWEGGVRVPCVARWPGVIEPGRVINDIFAHEDWMPTMVAAAGGPDDLAEQCRQGYRAGDKTFRVCLDGYDQRGLLVGKEPSRRHEFIYVLDSGQLAAVRYDDWKVIFAYQEGDGPDLWFSGKRFNPSWPYLINLRSDPFEEGLHSGLYTRWYGQRMFLFVPAQGLVKKFAESLIEYPPSQAPGSLSIGPLKERVKDAMRKTMKDDKPSVGDEVLRFANEVERLIDRTQQSHA